A portion of the Kribbella jejuensis genome contains these proteins:
- a CDS encoding Imm1 family immunity protein, with translation MSSTITASYRSKDGTMKLATESDVSRFLARMLKEAVIDHDNTCAWLYIDGRPVDEDGIADHEMRVGVIPNFPESDPDNKHTVRSSAWTLGFTDVRGSMYVKGRDSGLEEVPLFTQGHDESFPGDSLIDGDVVKNAILDALRTGERPTNVAWSPTR, from the coding sequence ATGAGTTCTACCATCACGGCCTCCTACCGGAGCAAAGACGGAACCATGAAACTCGCGACCGAAAGCGACGTATCACGGTTCCTTGCACGCATGTTGAAGGAAGCGGTGATCGACCATGACAACACCTGCGCTTGGCTCTACATCGACGGGCGGCCGGTCGACGAGGACGGCATCGCGGACCATGAAATGCGCGTGGGAGTAATTCCCAACTTCCCTGAGTCGGACCCCGACAACAAGCACACCGTCAGGTCGTCGGCCTGGACTCTCGGGTTCACCGACGTTCGCGGGAGCATGTACGTCAAGGGTCGAGACAGCGGCCTGGAGGAGGTTCCGCTCTTCACCCAGGGACACGACGAGAGCTTTCCTGGTGACTCCCTCATTGACGGCGACGTCGTCAAGAACGCCATCCTCGACGCGCTGAGGACGGGAGAACGCCCCACCAACGTGGCATGGTCCCCCACTCGCTAG